A stretch of Rhodohalobacter mucosus DNA encodes these proteins:
- the serS gene encoding serine--tRNA ligase, whose protein sequence is MLDINFIREHPDLVKEGMKNKGENDISVVDQVLAKDEEWRELITGIDNLRARSNAKAKEIGNLMGQGKKDEAQALIKETGDNKKKIKELEDQVRLVSDERDELLYRIPNVPDPSVPVGSTPDDNIVDKTAGTILERDWRVPHWEITDEKGWIDFERGVKVTGAGFPFYVGKMARLQRALINFFLNEAVEDGYTELQAPYFVNENSARGTGQIPDKEDMMYTVPRDGFFAIPTAEVPVTNFHRDEIFNEKDMPVRYAAYTPCWRREAGSYGKDVRGLNRLHQFDKVELVKIVHPDNSDNELESLREYAEGLIEKLGLGYRTLLMCTGDMGFTQTKKYDLEVWSPGQERWLEVSSCSNFGSFQARRMQLRYRNEKGKTEMLHTLNGSGLALPRIVAALVETYQTESGDVRVPEVLQPFMGTDSI, encoded by the coding sequence ATGCTCGACATTAATTTTATTCGTGAACACCCCGATCTTGTAAAGGAAGGAATGAAAAACAAGGGTGAAAATGATATTTCGGTGGTAGACCAGGTACTGGCTAAAGACGAGGAGTGGCGTGAATTGATTACCGGGATTGATAATCTGCGGGCCAGGAGTAATGCCAAAGCAAAAGAGATTGGAAACCTGATGGGCCAGGGAAAGAAAGATGAGGCACAGGCGCTGATCAAAGAGACCGGCGATAACAAGAAAAAAATTAAAGAGCTGGAAGATCAGGTCAGACTGGTTTCGGACGAACGTGACGAATTGCTCTACCGAATACCCAATGTGCCGGATCCATCCGTACCGGTAGGAAGCACCCCCGATGACAACATTGTGGATAAAACCGCAGGCACCATTCTGGAGCGCGATTGGCGAGTGCCGCACTGGGAAATTACAGACGAAAAGGGCTGGATCGACTTTGAGCGGGGTGTGAAGGTGACCGGGGCCGGATTTCCGTTTTATGTGGGAAAAATGGCCCGCCTGCAGCGTGCGCTGATCAATTTCTTCCTCAATGAGGCCGTTGAAGACGGATACACGGAACTGCAGGCACCCTACTTTGTAAACGAGAACTCGGCCAGGGGTACCGGACAAATTCCGGACAAGGAGGATATGATGTACACCGTGCCGCGCGACGGTTTTTTTGCCATTCCCACGGCAGAGGTTCCCGTAACCAACTTCCACCGGGATGAAATTTTCAATGAAAAAGACATGCCTGTTCGGTACGCGGCCTACACACCGTGCTGGAGACGGGAAGCCGGCAGCTATGGCAAGGACGTTCGCGGTTTGAACCGACTGCATCAGTTTGATAAAGTGGAGCTGGTAAAGATAGTTCATCCCGATAACTCGGATAACGAGTTGGAATCGCTCAGAGAGTACGCAGAAGGACTGATTGAAAAACTCGGTTTGGGGTACCGCACACTATTGATGTGCACGGGCGATATGGGCTTTACGCAGACTAAGAAATACGACCTTGAAGTGTGGAGCCCAGGCCAGGAGCGCTGGCTGGAAGTGAGCTCCTGTTCCAACTTCGGGTCTTTTCAGGCCAGAAGAATGCAGCTGCGGTATCGCAATGAAAAGGGCAAAACGGAAATGCTTCATACATTAAACGGATCCGGCCTTGCGCTTCCCAGAATCGTTGCGGCGCTGGTTGAGACGTATCAGACTGAATCGGGTGATGTAAGAGTGCCGGAGGTTCTGCAACCGTTTATGGGGACGGACAGTATCTGA
- the dusB gene encoding tRNA dihydrouridine synthase DusB, giving the protein MYIDQIQLGNRPLFLAPMEDVSDSPFRQICRRKGADIVYTEFISSEAIIRDSDIALHKMHFEEAERPFGIQIFGGREEAMEGATKVAKANNPDLIDINFGCPVYKIVKKGAGSACLKDLGMMERMAGTVVDAAGDYPVTVKTRLGWDDHTIRIGEVALMLQRIGVKALTVHARTRSQKYKGDARWEYLKKLKNTPGLEIPIIGNGDVTTPELAKKMFDETGVDGVMIGRGAIGNPWIFEHARHYLETGELLPNPTLRERLELCAEQLRLSVAHHGERYGVIIMKKHYGQYLKGVRNGKKLRAAIMEEKEMEPVLELLLNFREEEYFAVA; this is encoded by the coding sequence ATGTACATCGATCAGATACAACTTGGCAACAGGCCGCTGTTTCTCGCACCTATGGAAGACGTTTCCGATTCGCCATTTCGGCAGATCTGCAGACGAAAAGGTGCCGACATCGTCTACACGGAATTTATCAGTTCCGAAGCCATCATCCGCGACTCAGATATTGCACTTCACAAGATGCATTTTGAGGAAGCGGAACGTCCGTTCGGGATTCAGATATTCGGCGGCCGCGAGGAGGCCATGGAAGGGGCCACGAAGGTGGCGAAAGCGAATAACCCCGACCTGATTGACATAAATTTCGGCTGCCCTGTGTACAAAATTGTGAAAAAAGGAGCCGGTTCCGCCTGTCTGAAAGATCTTGGGATGATGGAACGCATGGCGGGAACCGTGGTTGACGCAGCCGGTGATTATCCCGTAACGGTAAAAACACGTCTGGGCTGGGATGATCATACTATTCGCATTGGGGAAGTGGCCCTGATGCTGCAGCGAATTGGCGTGAAAGCCCTGACCGTACACGCACGCACCCGCAGCCAGAAGTATAAGGGAGATGCGCGATGGGAGTATCTGAAAAAACTGAAGAATACGCCCGGGCTTGAAATTCCGATCATTGGAAACGGTGATGTTACCACTCCCGAACTCGCCAAAAAGATGTTTGATGAAACCGGCGTGGATGGCGTGATGATCGGCCGGGGCGCCATCGGCAATCCGTGGATTTTTGAACATGCGCGTCATTACCTGGAAACGGGCGAACTTCTCCCCAACCCCACACTCCGGGAGCGCCTGGAGCTGTGCGCAGAGCAGCTGCGCCTCTCCGTGGCCCATCATGGCGAGAGATACGGTGTGATCATTATGAAAAAACACTATGGGCAGTACCTGAAGGGAGTTCGCAACGGAAAAAAGCTGCGTGCCGCTATAATGGAAGAAAAAGAGATGGAACCGGTACTGGAACTGCTGCTCAACTTCCGCGAGGAGGAGTACTTTGCGGTAGCGTGA
- a CDS encoding Lrp/AsnC family transcriptional regulator has protein sequence MSIQLDETDIKILNHLQRNGRAQRNTIAEIVHLSVPSVSERMRKLEEKGLISSYNAILDAKKFNFDITAFIFVEVDGSERYQGFVKNVTEHPEVLECHSITGDGSHILKVRTMNTASFEKFLSLVQSWDGVTRTRSNIVLSSFKETRELPVERSVELKK, from the coding sequence ATGAGCATACAACTTGACGAAACAGATATCAAAATATTAAATCATCTGCAGCGTAATGGCCGAGCCCAGCGAAATACGATTGCTGAGATTGTCCATCTTTCAGTTCCGTCCGTATCCGAGAGAATGCGAAAGCTTGAGGAGAAAGGATTGATATCATCCTATAATGCCATTCTGGATGCAAAAAAGTTCAATTTCGACATTACTGCCTTCATTTTTGTGGAGGTAGACGGGTCCGAGCGATATCAGGGATTTGTTAAAAATGTAACCGAACATCCGGAGGTACTGGAGTGTCACTCCATTACCGGCGACGGTTCCCACATCCTGAAAGTGCGCACGATGAATACAGCCTCTTTTGAAAAATTTCTGTCTCTCGTGCAGTCCTGGGACGGTGTAACCAGGACAAGGTCAAATATTGTGCTGTCAAGTTTTAAAGAGACCCGGGAACTGCCCGTTGAACGAAGTGTCGAGTTAAAGAAATAA
- the rpoN gene encoding RNA polymerase factor sigma-54 translates to MLKTGQNISQKQSLQQKLSPQQIQFVKLLQLPTIGLEQRIKEEIELNPVLEEADPAATEESLSEKEAEWERENPEEQKSEDEPDIDPVDQNEDIDWDSFLHNTEYDGTGYSGSSSPSGSADEDWRDLPNPYHETLLEELEQQVTLLDLNDEEMLIADQILGSLDEDGYFRREIEAVVDNIAFNHGKLVSAAQVEDVRQKIQELEPVGIASRDLRDCLICQARLSDGDSEIRDLAVTMLKDEWDAFEKKHFDKLRKRLDADDETLKEVFDFIRGLNPRPGAVSDPESDSRNYIEPDFEVYYEPAGEEGEEDGEFVIRLNQRNIPPLRISPDYKRMWDQLKKESGKGEGKQARNFIRDKVESAQWFIDSIRQRQQTLMTTMRTIVALQDDFFKHGDGLKPMILKDVAERIGMDISTVSRVVNGKYVQTNFGVYELKYFFSEGLETESGDDVSSREVKNILQRVIDNEDKKKPLSDQALTDILREKGFKVARRTVSKYREQLQIPVARLRKQIV, encoded by the coding sequence ACTGCTGCAGCTCCCAACAATAGGATTGGAGCAGCGGATCAAAGAAGAAATTGAATTGAACCCTGTGCTTGAAGAGGCCGATCCGGCTGCAACGGAAGAGTCGCTTAGTGAGAAAGAGGCGGAGTGGGAAAGGGAAAACCCTGAAGAACAAAAATCGGAGGATGAACCCGATATAGATCCGGTTGACCAGAATGAGGATATTGATTGGGATTCGTTTCTCCACAACACAGAATATGACGGCACAGGGTACTCAGGATCGTCGTCACCGTCGGGGAGTGCGGACGAGGATTGGAGAGATCTGCCGAACCCCTATCATGAAACGTTGCTTGAAGAACTTGAACAGCAGGTCACACTTCTCGATCTGAATGACGAAGAGATGCTGATTGCCGATCAAATTCTGGGGTCGCTCGATGAAGATGGCTACTTCAGGCGGGAGATAGAAGCTGTGGTCGATAATATCGCTTTTAACCATGGTAAACTGGTCAGCGCCGCACAGGTTGAGGATGTGAGACAGAAAATCCAGGAACTGGAGCCGGTTGGCATAGCATCCCGGGATCTGCGCGACTGCCTGATCTGCCAGGCACGACTTTCGGATGGTGATTCCGAGATCCGCGATCTCGCTGTAACCATGTTGAAGGATGAATGGGATGCATTTGAGAAGAAACACTTTGACAAGCTTAGAAAACGCCTGGATGCAGATGATGAAACCCTGAAGGAGGTATTTGATTTTATTCGAGGCCTCAATCCAAGGCCCGGCGCTGTATCTGACCCTGAGAGCGATTCGCGAAATTATATTGAACCTGATTTTGAAGTCTATTATGAACCCGCGGGGGAAGAAGGAGAAGAAGATGGCGAGTTTGTAATCCGCCTGAATCAGAGAAATATTCCACCGCTCCGGATTTCACCCGATTATAAGCGCATGTGGGATCAGCTAAAAAAAGAGTCGGGAAAAGGTGAGGGCAAACAGGCAAGAAATTTCATCAGAGACAAAGTGGAATCAGCCCAGTGGTTTATCGACTCTATCAGGCAGCGCCAGCAAACCCTGATGACCACCATGCGAACGATCGTGGCACTTCAGGACGACTTTTTTAAGCACGGCGACGGCCTTAAACCAATGATTCTGAAAGATGTTGCGGAACGGATCGGAATGGATATTTCAACGGTATCGAGGGTGGTGAACGGCAAATATGTGCAGACCAATTTTGGTGTTTATGAGCTTAAATATTTCTTCAGCGAAGGCCTTGAAACTGAAAGCGGGGATGATGTATCGAGCCGGGAAGTGAAAAATATCCTGCAGAGAGTGATCGACAATGAGGATAAAAAGAAGCCCCTCAGCGATCAGGCATTAACCGATATTCTACGAGAGAAAGGATTCAAGGTAGCCCGCCGAACGGTCAGTAAATACCGGGAACAGCTTCAGATTCCCGTTGCGCGCCTGCGCAAGCAAATAGTCTGA